From the Lolium rigidum isolate FL_2022 chromosome 2, APGP_CSIRO_Lrig_0.1, whole genome shotgun sequence genome, one window contains:
- the LOC124690366 gene encoding putative cyclin-dependent kinase F-2 yields MGWSSAPPCSPALDDDVATATPELSKNSVARSRFHQLELLGAGTFGVVYRARDRRTGEIVAIKSLRANSSTGHYFSAFASEVSALEKCSGHPSIVQPRASGLLGGEAFLAMEFVGPTLKHVIKHDRFRRRHTELEVRLFMRQLLAGVRRMNRLGLMHRDLKPENVLVDARGSLKICDLGLSCSMADGPPYSNPVGTPGYRAPEIILGATDYDERVDSWALGVMMAELLAGKHPFHGSLDADHLSEMLDLLGTADIKEWSGYEGRRLPGGSQPESFLRIKFPPPAEGMRIRGSPALSDAGFEVLSGLLRCNPDKRLTAAQALQHRWFKEATSTITRR; encoded by the coding sequence atgggATGGTCTTCGGCACCGCCATGCTCGCCTGCCCTAGACGACGACGTCGCCACCGCCACACCAGAGCTGAGCAAGAACTCCGTCGCACGAAGCCGCTTCCATCAGCTCGAGCTGCTCGGCGCCGGAACGTTCGGGGTCGTCTACCGGGCGCGGGACCGCCGCACGGGCGAGATCGTGGCCATCAAATCTCTCCGCGCGAACTCCTCGACCGGCCACTACTTCTCCGCCTTCGCTAGCGAGGTCAGCGCCCTCGAGAAGTGCAGCGGCCACCCGTCCATCGTGCAGCCGCGCGCCTCcggcctcctcggcggtgagGCCTTCCTCGCCATGGAGTTCGTGGGACCAACACTCAAGCACGTCATCAAGCATGATCGCTTCAGGAGGAGACACACGGAGCTGGAGGTCCGCCTGTTCATGAGGCAGCTCCTCGCCGGCGTAAGGCGGATGAACCGCCTCGGGCTCATGCACCGGGACCTCAAGCCGGAGAACGTGCTCGTCGACGCCCGCGGAAGCCTCAAGATATGCGATCTAGGGCTGTCGTGCAGCATGGCCGACGGCCCGCCCTACTCCAACCCCGTCGGGACACCAGGATACCGCGCGCCGGAGATCATCCTCGGGGCCACGGACTACGACGAGCGGGTCGACTCCTGGGCTCTCGGCGTTATGATGGCCGAGCTCCTTGCTGGGAAGCACCCGTTCCATGGTAGCTTGGACGCCGACCACCTCAGCGAGATGTTAGACCTTCTTGGCACGGCAGACATCAAGGAGTGGTCAGGTTACGAAGGCCGGCGGCTGCCCGGCGGAAGCCAACCAGAAAGCTTTCTACGCATCAAGTTCCCCCCTCCAGCGGAGGGCATGAGGATCAGAGGATCGCCGGCGCTCTCGGATGCCGGTTTCGAGGTCTTGAGCGGCCTTCTGCGATGCAACCCGGACAAGAGGCTCACGGCGGCTCAAGCGCTCCAGCATCGGTGGTTCAAGGAGGCCACCTCTACCATTACAAGGAGATGA